Proteins co-encoded in one Haladaptatus sp. ZSTT2 genomic window:
- a CDS encoding aminopeptidase → MTTRATDAELAAAAETAIGQCLNLQADESCLIVTDDERERIGEALYAAARDVTADATIMRYPPLSQHGEEPAATVAAALREADVFLAPTTKSLSHTRARGNANDAGARGATLPGITEEVFTTGLDADYENIKQTSYETIAKVEDADEVRVTSPQGTDITFAFGDRKWLADTGIVHKPGHFSNLPAGEVFISPVTATGKFVVDGTMMPYGLLDEGQELSFTVEDGYVTEVSDDDIRGQIETAAEEVGQDAYNLAELGIGTNVAVADLVGSVLLDEKAAGTVHIAIGDDAGIGGDVSAPLHLDGILREPTVYADGVEIDLPQPKQA, encoded by the coding sequence ATGACAACTCGCGCGACCGACGCGGAACTCGCCGCCGCCGCAGAAACCGCCATCGGCCAGTGTCTCAACCTCCAAGCTGACGAAAGCTGTCTCATCGTCACCGACGACGAACGCGAGCGCATCGGCGAGGCGCTCTACGCCGCCGCCCGGGACGTGACCGCAGACGCGACCATCATGCGCTACCCGCCGCTCAGCCAGCACGGCGAAGAGCCCGCTGCCACCGTCGCCGCTGCCCTGCGCGAAGCCGACGTGTTCCTCGCGCCGACCACCAAAAGTCTGAGCCACACCCGCGCCCGCGGGAACGCGAACGACGCCGGGGCGCGTGGTGCGACCCTGCCGGGCATCACCGAGGAGGTGTTCACGACCGGTCTCGACGCCGACTACGAGAACATCAAGCAGACCTCCTACGAGACGATTGCGAAGGTCGAAGACGCAGACGAAGTGCGCGTCACCTCCCCCCAAGGGACGGACATCACCTTCGCGTTCGGCGACCGCAAATGGCTCGCAGACACCGGCATCGTCCACAAGCCGGGCCACTTCTCGAACCTGCCCGCAGGCGAGGTGTTCATCAGCCCTGTCACCGCGACTGGGAAATTCGTCGTAGACGGGACGATGATGCCCTACGGGCTGCTCGACGAAGGGCAGGAACTCTCCTTTACGGTCGAAGACGGCTACGTGACCGAGGTCAGTGACGATGACATCCGCGGGCAAATCGAGACCGCCGCAGAAGAAGTCGGACAGGACGCCTACAACCTCGCGGAACTCGGCATCGGGACGAACGTCGCGGTCGCAGACCTCGTCGGCTCCGTCCTCTTAGATGAGAAGGCTGCCGGGACGGTTCACATCGCCATCGGTGACGACGCGGGCATCGGCGGCGACGTGTCCGCCCCGCTCCACTTAGATGGCATCCTGCGCGAGCCGACCGTGTACGCAGACGGCGTCGAAATCGACCTGCCACAGCCAAAACAGGCCTGA
- a CDS encoding cold-shock protein, with the protein MAKGKVDFFNDTGGYGFIKTDDADDDVFFHMEDVGGPDLEEGTEVEFDIEQADKGPRAKNVTRL; encoded by the coding sequence ATGGCGAAAGGTAAAGTCGACTTCTTCAACGACACCGGCGGCTACGGTTTCATCAAGACGGACGACGCAGACGACGACGTATTCTTCCACATGGAAGACGTCGGCGGCCCTGACCTCGAAGAAGGAACCGAAGTCGAGTTCGACATCGAGCAGGCCGACAAAGGCCCTCGCGCGAAGAACGTCACCCGCCTGTAA
- a CDS encoding Hsp20/alpha crystallin family protein: MKRRDDRDPFDDLFREIERMMNDVIGDDVDVNVERDEAGNAHVSVYEEDDVVRVIADLPGVDKDQIDLKCDGKTLTIAAESETREYDEHVSLPVRVDEHSATATYNNGVLEVTLERAEDSADISVN, from the coding sequence ATGAAACGACGAGATGACCGCGACCCGTTCGACGACCTGTTCCGGGAAATCGAGCGGATGATGAATGACGTGATTGGGGATGACGTGGACGTTAACGTCGAACGCGACGAAGCGGGCAACGCCCACGTCTCCGTGTACGAGGAGGACGATGTCGTTCGCGTCATCGCTGACCTCCCCGGCGTCGACAAAGACCAAATCGACTTGAAATGCGACGGCAAAACGCTGACCATCGCCGCGGAGAGCGAGACCCGTGAGTACGACGAACACGTCTCGCTTCCCGTGCGCGTAGACGAGCACTCCGCAACGGCCACCTACAACAACGGCGTCCTTGAAGTGACCCTGGAGCGCGCAGAGGACTCCGCTGACATCAGCGTCAACTAA
- a CDS encoding HVO_0476 family zinc finger protein produces the protein MSTHSDRVAVVCPSCSPKLETVHEVLKPGSGQVTVRCTECDHVHKTTIEIESTVEKMVVVSQDGDSFKATVSAPPTEKSAVGEEFIVETDEAILTVRITSIELNGGQRVEEAEIKDIKTFWTRAVDNISVNVTMHPKDGRRDETKSLKLQVPGDYEFTVGRKEELDGEEFTVEGIMIRDDAEGYDREQFDFGGDTATAKDIKRLYVRDESSTAWSAW, from the coding sequence ATGAGTACTCATTCAGACCGCGTCGCCGTGGTCTGCCCCTCGTGTTCACCGAAACTCGAAACCGTCCACGAGGTTCTGAAGCCCGGAAGCGGACAGGTCACCGTCCGCTGTACGGAGTGCGACCACGTCCACAAGACAACCATCGAAATCGAGTCCACCGTCGAGAAGATGGTGGTCGTCTCACAGGACGGCGACTCGTTCAAAGCAACCGTCAGCGCCCCGCCAACCGAGAAGAGCGCAGTGGGCGAAGAGTTCATCGTCGAAACCGACGAGGCCATCCTCACCGTCCGCATCACGAGCATCGAACTCAACGGCGGCCAGCGCGTCGAGGAAGCAGAAATCAAGGACATCAAGACGTTCTGGACGCGCGCAGTTGACAACATCAGCGTGAACGTCACGATGCACCCGAAAGACGGGCGGCGCGACGAAACGAAAAGCCTCAAATTGCAGGTTCCCGGCGACTACGAGTTCACCGTGGGCCGCAAAGAGGAGTTAGACGGCGAGGAGTTCACCGTCGAAGGCATCATGATTCGTGACGACGCAGAGGGCTACGACCGCGAGCAGTTCGACTTCGGCGGCGACACGGCGACCGCAAAGGACATCAAACGGCTCTACGTCCGCGACGAGAGTTCGACCGCCTGGTCGGCTTGGTAG
- a CDS encoding ATP-grasp domain-containing protein, with product MLRLAVATNKETYDRMQAPLEARGILAEYVETRERTLSLTEPWHGFDVGFVYPTRIMEGGVADALLNVPWLNDREAILTSRNKAGVIAALAREGLPVPETTMVSNPTDRRDLEAVFEAFERPVVVKPNSTTRGTGVVKVHDADSFLGVSDYLSLIHDYRATGDKSFLVQEYLSDARDYRVMVLDGEYVGAVERRLPEDSDHWKHNVHRGAKATGIDLPDHLKELAEQTAAVLDIPLLGVDLLVTDDRAVVNETNARPTIDDPKKYESGFYDRLAGVIRETAEENRD from the coding sequence ATGCTCCGTCTCGCGGTTGCGACGAACAAGGAAACCTACGACCGGATGCAAGCGCCGCTCGAAGCGCGGGGGATTCTCGCAGAATACGTCGAAACGAGAGAGCGGACGCTCTCGCTCACCGAACCCTGGCACGGCTTCGACGTGGGCTTTGTCTACCCCACGCGTATCATGGAAGGCGGCGTCGCAGACGCCCTTCTCAACGTTCCGTGGTTAAACGACCGGGAAGCGATTCTCACCTCTCGAAACAAGGCCGGGGTCATCGCCGCCCTCGCCCGTGAGGGACTCCCCGTCCCGGAAACGACGATGGTCTCGAATCCCACCGACCGCAGGGACCTCGAAGCCGTCTTCGAGGCGTTCGAGCGGCCCGTCGTCGTCAAGCCGAACTCCACGACACGCGGCACGGGCGTCGTCAAAGTCCACGATGCAGACTCGTTTCTCGGTGTCTCTGACTATCTCTCGCTCATTCACGACTACCGTGCGACCGGCGACAAGTCATTTCTCGTCCAAGAGTACCTTTCAGATGCACGAGACTACCGCGTGATGGTGTTAGACGGCGAGTACGTCGGTGCGGTAGAACGCCGCTTACCCGAAGACAGCGACCACTGGAAGCACAACGTCCACCGAGGCGCAAAAGCGACGGGCATCGACCTGCCCGACCATCTCAAGGAGCTTGCAGAGCAGACTGCTGCGGTGCTCGACATTCCGCTTTTAGGGGTTGACCTGCTCGTCACCGACGACCGCGCGGTGGTAAACGAGACGAACGCGCGGCCCACGATTGACGACCCGAAGAAGTACGAATCCGGATTCTACGACCGGCTCGCCGGTGTGATTCGAGAAACCGCAGAAGAGAACAGAGATTAG
- a CDS encoding type II glyceraldehyde-3-phosphate dehydrogenase encodes MIQVGINGYGTIGKRVADAVRAQDDMEVIGVAKTRPNFEAETAVKKGYPLYAAIEERAPLFEESGLELAGMVEELIDAADIIVDATPSGIGAQNKELYDEYETPALYQGGEDADLVDVSFNARGNYAQAEGADHVRVVSCNTTGLSRLAAPLEEEFGIEKMRVTLVRRGGDPGQTSRGPINDILPNPITLPSHHGPDVKTIFPDLSIDTLGMKVPATLMHTHSVNVSLESEPTADEVRDLLEQESRLFLIHENMNIDGAGKLKELAHDIGRPRGDLWENCIWRESISMEGNDLYLFQAIHQESDVVPENVDAIRAVLGTADAAESVAKTNEAMGMGI; translated from the coding sequence ATGATACAAGTCGGGATTAACGGCTACGGTACAATTGGCAAGCGCGTGGCAGATGCGGTCCGCGCCCAAGACGACATGGAAGTCATCGGCGTCGCAAAGACGCGACCGAACTTCGAGGCAGAAACCGCGGTGAAAAAGGGCTATCCACTTTATGCCGCCATCGAAGAGCGCGCCCCGCTATTCGAGGAATCCGGGCTCGAACTCGCCGGGATGGTCGAAGAGCTCATCGACGCCGCAGACATCATCGTCGACGCGACGCCCTCCGGCATCGGCGCACAGAACAAGGAACTCTACGACGAGTACGAAACCCCCGCGCTCTACCAGGGTGGCGAGGACGCAGACCTCGTCGACGTGAGCTTCAACGCCCGCGGCAACTACGCGCAGGCTGAGGGCGCAGACCACGTCCGTGTCGTCTCGTGTAACACGACCGGCCTCTCCCGACTGGCCGCCCCGCTCGAAGAGGAATTTGGCATCGAAAAGATGCGCGTCACGCTCGTCCGCCGCGGCGGCGACCCCGGCCAGACCTCCCGTGGCCCCATCAACGACATCCTCCCGAACCCGATTACGCTCCCGTCTCACCACGGTCCCGACGTGAAGACCATCTTCCCCGACCTCTCGATTGACACGCTCGGTATGAAGGTTCCCGCGACGCTCATGCACACCCACAGCGTGAACGTCTCGCTCGAATCCGAGCCAACCGCGGACGAAGTGCGCGACCTCTTAGAACAGGAGTCGCGCCTGTTCCTCATCCACGAGAACATGAACATCGACGGCGCGGGCAAACTCAAGGAGCTCGCCCACGACATCGGCCGCCCGCGTGGTGACCTCTGGGAGAACTGCATCTGGCGTGAGTCCATCAGCATGGAAGGCAACGACCTCTACCTGTTCCAGGCCATCCACCAGGAATCGGACGTTGTCCCCGAGAACGTAGACGCCATTCGCGCCGTCCTCGGCACCGCAGACGCCGCAGAGAGCGTCGCAAAGACCAACGAAGCGATGGGCATGGGTATCTAA
- a CDS encoding cold-shock protein, translating to MAKGNVDFFNDTGGYGFIKTDDADDDVFFHMEDIGGPDLEEGQEVEFDIEQADKGPRATNLERL from the coding sequence ATGGCGAAAGGTAACGTTGATTTCTTCAACGACACAGGCGGTTACGGTTTCATCAAGACGGACGACGCAGACGACGACGTGTTCTTCCACATGGAAGACATCGGCGGCCCAGACCTCGAAGAAGGGCAGGAAGTCGAGTTCGACATCGAGCAGGCCGACAAGGGTCCCCGCGCAACGAACCTGGAGCGTCTGTAA
- a CDS encoding universal stress protein, with amino-acid sequence MYQNILLPTDGSAGTQKAIEQALDLAATYDATLHALYVIDTAAFAPEVDVGLIIDTLEENGKNALAEINDQAVEAGIVTETTIESGSPHREILRYIDDNDIDLVVMGTHGRKGLGRYLLGSVTEKVVRSSSVPCLTVRMTETDD; translated from the coding sequence ATGTACCAAAACATTTTACTCCCCACTGACGGGAGTGCTGGGACGCAAAAAGCCATCGAGCAGGCGCTCGACCTCGCTGCGACCTACGACGCGACGCTCCACGCCCTTTACGTCATCGACACCGCAGCGTTCGCCCCGGAAGTGGACGTGGGCCTCATCATCGACACCCTCGAAGAAAACGGCAAGAACGCCCTCGCGGAGATAAACGACCAAGCAGTCGAAGCGGGCATCGTCACCGAAACGACCATCGAGAGTGGGTCGCCCCACCGCGAAATCTTACGCTACATCGACGACAACGACATCGATCTCGTCGTGATGGGAACCCATGGACGGAAAGGACTCGGCCGCTATCTCCTCGGGAGTGTTACCGAAAAAGTCGTCCGCAGTTCGTCGGTTCCCTGTCTCACCGTCCGCATGACCGAGACGGACGACTGA
- a CDS encoding low temperature requirement protein A — protein MVERTATDGVGEARGEPPVRGRDSMGVVHHSTRFLRAARRPPTLYNREGDRHATWLELFFDLVYVVAVAELGGLLHENHSLTGFLGFAGLFVIVWWTWLGFSTYADQFDTDDIVHRVGMVAVMFGVIVLTGTIPSALHGGSFAFALAYLLLRTLYIGMYFRVWLNVPEYRQFSAFVIGSTTLSASVWAVSLFFPEPTRFAIWGLSFVVSIVLTVRGYRRPRNHPPTHLALLRTAWPVYHPRAR, from the coding sequence GTGGTTGAGAGAACGGCAACAGACGGCGTGGGGGAGGCACGCGGAGAGCCACCAGTCCGCGGACGCGACAGCATGGGGGTTGTCCACCACTCGACGCGTTTTCTGCGGGCAGCCAGACGTCCGCCGACGCTCTACAACCGAGAAGGTGACCGCCATGCGACGTGGTTGGAACTGTTTTTCGACCTCGTGTACGTCGTCGCCGTCGCAGAACTCGGCGGCCTGCTCCACGAAAACCACTCGCTCACGGGTTTTCTCGGCTTTGCTGGCCTCTTCGTCATCGTCTGGTGGACGTGGCTCGGATTCTCAACCTACGCAGACCAGTTCGATACCGACGACATCGTCCACCGGGTCGGGATGGTCGCCGTCATGTTCGGCGTCATCGTCCTCACGGGGACGATTCCCAGCGCGCTTCACGGCGGGTCGTTCGCCTTCGCCCTCGCCTACCTGCTCTTGCGCACCCTCTACATCGGGATGTACTTTCGCGTGTGGCTCAACGTCCCCGAGTATCGGCAGTTCTCCGCGTTCGTCATTGGCTCGACCACACTCAGCGCAAGCGTCTGGGCGGTCTCGCTGTTCTTCCCAGAACCCACTCGCTTTGCAATTTGGGGCCTCTCGTTCGTCGTGAGCATCGTCTTGACCGTCCGAGGCTACCGTCGGCCTCGAAACCATCCCCCGACCCACCTCGCACTTCTCAGAACGGCTTGGCCTGTTTACCATCCTCGTGCTCGGTGA
- a CDS encoding glutathione S-transferase family protein: MKMFNDGEWGHHYESTNEDGEFERQSTMFRDWVEADPDADYPAEAGRYHLYISWACPWAHRTALIRSLRGLEDVISMDVVDPYRDEGGWQFTPEKAGCTPDSINGFDYLRETYRAADPNVTGRVTVPVLWDTQTETIVNNESEEILRMLDTAFADFGNDVTLYPEGYRGEIDDAIDAIYAPINNGVYRAGFADSQQAYEDAVTDLFAALDHWEDVLADQRYLAGDKLTEADICLFTTLVRFDPVYVNHFRCNLRRIVDYPNLWNYLKDLYQTPGVAETVNLAHIKEHYFTTHESLNPKGIIPKGPVLDFEAPHDRDRLAGGPPGALIQ; encoded by the coding sequence ATGAAGATGTTCAACGATGGCGAGTGGGGCCATCATTACGAGTCGACGAACGAGGACGGCGAGTTCGAGCGCCAGTCCACGATGTTCCGCGACTGGGTGGAAGCTGACCCCGACGCCGACTACCCCGCCGAGGCCGGGCGCTATCACCTCTACATCTCGTGGGCGTGCCCGTGGGCCCACCGCACCGCACTCATCCGAAGCCTTCGCGGCCTCGAGGATGTCATCTCGATGGACGTCGTCGACCCCTACCGCGACGAAGGTGGCTGGCAGTTCACGCCGGAAAAGGCGGGCTGTACCCCAGACTCCATCAACGGCTTCGACTACCTGCGCGAGACCTACCGCGCGGCCGACCCGAACGTTACCGGGCGCGTGACCGTTCCGGTTCTCTGGGACACGCAAACGGAAACCATCGTCAACAACGAATCCGAAGAAATCCTCCGGATGCTCGACACCGCTTTCGCTGACTTTGGGAACGACGTGACGCTCTACCCCGAAGGCTACCGTGGGGAAATAGACGATGCCATCGACGCCATCTACGCGCCCATCAACAACGGCGTCTATCGCGCCGGTTTCGCAGACTCACAACAGGCCTACGAGGACGCCGTCACCGACCTCTTTGCCGCGCTCGACCATTGGGAGGATGTGCTCGCAGACCAGCGCTACCTCGCGGGCGACAAACTGACCGAGGCGGACATCTGTCTGTTCACGACGCTCGTGCGTTTCGACCCGGTGTACGTCAACCACTTCCGATGTAACCTCCGGCGTATCGTTGACTACCCGAATCTCTGGAACTACCTCAAAGACCTCTACCAGACCCCCGGTGTCGCGGAGACGGTGAACCTCGCACACATCAAAGAACACTACTTTACGACCCACGAGAGCCTGAATCCGAAGGGTATCATCCCGAAGGGACCAGTGCTCGACTTCGAGGCACCCCACGACCGCGACCGGCTCGCGGGTGGCCCACCGGGCGCGCTCATTCAGTAA
- a CDS encoding aldehyde dehydrogenase family protein has protein sequence MTTESGDVPEDRQTISDRHADTAAEVVPDQLGLYIGGEWVESASGETFETRDPTTGEVLADIQAGNAADVDRAVSAAQTAFDEEWKQTGPAKRQKLLETIADRISANREAFAQLETLDNGKPINEARADVYLAAEHFRYFAGVTRSLEGETVPSDGPRQIQTVHEPFGVVGQIIPWNFPLLMASWKLAPALAAGNTIVLKPAEETPLTALKLMAEIDDVLPDGVVNVVTGFGPDAGEPLTTHPDVRKLAFTGSTEIGKQVMKNAADRVADVTLELGGKSPLVIFPDANLKKAVAITNIAIFYNTGECCTAGSRLFVHKDIAEEFLEKLTETAEGLALGDPLLDDTRMGPKVSKEQAERTLSYVEKAREAGATILTGGSAPDDDALAAGSFVSPTLITNLDHDHEAVQEEIFGPVLEVFEWDDYDEMMALANDVDYGLAAGVVTDDLTNANKAARDLQAGTVWVNQYNDFPDGMPFGGYKQSGIGRERARETVYHYMQTKSIDISLR, from the coding sequence ATGACCACTGAGTCTGGAGACGTACCAGAGGACAGACAGACAATTAGCGACCGCCACGCCGACACGGCCGCGGAGGTCGTCCCAGACCAACTTGGCCTCTACATTGGAGGCGAGTGGGTCGAAAGCGCCTCCGGCGAGACGTTCGAGACGCGCGACCCGACCACCGGAGAGGTGCTCGCAGATATCCAAGCCGGAAACGCAGCCGACGTAGACCGCGCCGTGAGCGCCGCCCAGACTGCCTTCGACGAAGAGTGGAAACAGACCGGTCCCGCCAAACGCCAGAAACTGCTCGAAACCATCGCAGACCGCATCTCGGCCAACCGCGAGGCGTTCGCGCAACTCGAAACGCTCGACAACGGCAAACCCATCAACGAAGCCCGTGCAGACGTCTACCTCGCCGCAGAACACTTTCGCTACTTCGCGGGCGTGACGCGCTCGCTCGAAGGCGAAACCGTCCCGTCCGACGGCCCGCGCCAGATTCAGACCGTCCACGAGCCCTTTGGCGTCGTCGGCCAAATCATCCCGTGGAACTTCCCACTCCTGATGGCGTCGTGGAAACTCGCTCCCGCGCTCGCTGCGGGCAACACCATCGTCCTCAAGCCAGCAGAGGAGACGCCGCTCACCGCGCTCAAGCTGATGGCCGAAATTGACGACGTGCTCCCCGACGGCGTCGTGAACGTCGTCACCGGATTCGGCCCCGACGCGGGCGAACCGCTCACCACGCACCCGGACGTGCGGAAACTCGCCTTCACCGGTTCGACCGAAATCGGCAAGCAGGTCATGAAAAACGCCGCAGACCGCGTTGCGGACGTCACGCTCGAACTCGGCGGCAAGAGCCCGCTCGTCATTTTCCCCGACGCCAACCTGAAAAAGGCGGTTGCGATTACGAACATCGCCATCTTCTACAACACCGGCGAGTGCTGTACGGCAGGCTCGCGCCTGTTCGTCCACAAAGATATCGCAGAGGAGTTCTTGGAGAAACTCACCGAAACCGCAGAAGGCCTCGCCCTTGGCGACCCACTGCTTGACGACACGCGCATGGGGCCGAAGGTCTCGAAAGAGCAAGCAGAACGCACGCTTTCGTACGTCGAGAAGGCCCGCGAGGCGGGCGCGACCATTCTCACGGGTGGCTCCGCACCGGACGACGACGCACTCGCCGCGGGCAGCTTCGTCTCGCCGACGCTCATCACGAATCTCGACCACGACCACGAGGCTGTCCAAGAGGAAATCTTCGGCCCCGTCCTCGAAGTGTTCGAGTGGGACGACTACGACGAGATGATGGCGCTCGCAAACGACGTGGACTACGGCCTTGCCGCCGGTGTCGTGACCGACGACCTCACGAACGCAAACAAAGCTGCCCGCGACCTGCAGGCAGGCACGGTCTGGGTCAACCAGTACAACGACTTCCCAGACGGGATGCCGTTTGGCGGCTATAAACAGTCCGGAATCGGCCGCGAGCGCGCTCGAGAGACCGTTTACCACTACATGCAGACCAAAAGCATCGACATCTCGCTTCGCTGA
- a CDS encoding carboxymuconolactone decarboxylase family protein, whose translation MATTGKQGPSYDETLADIEATLGIVPGWFKALPEDDVIAEWPTFKRYAVEETEIPAKYRELIGLAVAANIKCPYCQAFHKGAAEMNGATEAEMAELFTLASYTARYSAILHAQHYDMDTFMQEFEQIGEHLSGS comes from the coding sequence ATGGCAACAACAGGCAAACAGGGGCCATCGTACGACGAAACACTCGCTGACATCGAAGCGACGCTCGGCATCGTACCGGGGTGGTTCAAAGCTCTGCCAGAAGACGATGTTATCGCAGAATGGCCTACTTTCAAGCGATATGCCGTCGAGGAGACGGAGATCCCAGCAAAGTATCGTGAACTGATCGGTCTTGCAGTCGCAGCCAACATTAAATGTCCGTACTGTCAGGCGTTCCACAAGGGTGCCGCGGAGATGAATGGTGCGACCGAAGCCGAAATGGCTGAACTCTTCACGCTTGCGAGCTACACGGCCCGCTACAGCGCCATATTGCACGCACAGCACTACGACATGGATACGTTCATGCAAGAGTTCGAGCAAATCGGTGAACACCTTTCGGGAAGCTAG
- a CDS encoding Hsp20/alpha crystallin family protein, with protein MRINDRFDEMDRLMEQMRERMMRSPFGGMEWSDFTPEFRHAGSNMTLETDEEGYVVLADMPGFEKEELDVRFDNSVLTITGTHEAEDDYTSQRRQVHEQMTIPGEIREADITASYRNGVLEIHLPTEETMDDSSHRIEISD; from the coding sequence ATGCGAATCAACGACCGCTTTGACGAAATGGACCGCCTGATGGAACAGATGCGCGAGCGAATGATGCGCTCGCCCTTTGGTGGGATGGAGTGGAGCGACTTCACCCCCGAGTTCCGCCACGCGGGGAGCAACATGACCCTCGAAACAGACGAGGAGGGTTACGTTGTTCTCGCGGACATGCCGGGCTTCGAGAAGGAAGAACTCGACGTTCGCTTCGACAACAGCGTGCTCACGATTACGGGCACCCACGAGGCAGAAGACGACTACACCTCCCAGCGCCGCCAGGTCCACGAGCAGATGACGATTCCCGGTGAGATTCGGGAAGCCGACATCACCGCATCGTACCGCAACGGCGTCCTCGAGATTCACCTTCCAACCGAGGAAACGATGGACGACAGCAGCCACCGCATCGAGATTAGTGACTGA
- a CDS encoding 50S ribosomal protein L16, with amino-acid sequence MADKPASMYRDIDKPSYTRREYITGIPGSKVAQYKMGAVDADPDDYPVQISLVLEEACQIRHGSLEAARLSANRALIKQLGEGNYKMILRKFPHQVLRENKQATGAGADRVSDGMRLAFGKPVGTAARIPKGERLFTAWCSVDQAPIVKDALRRAYNKVSPPCRIVVERGEELLVA; translated from the coding sequence ATGGCCGACAAACCTGCCTCGATGTACCGGGACATCGACAAGCCGTCGTACACCCGACGCGAGTACATCACCGGAATCCCCGGTTCCAAAGTCGCACAGTACAAAATGGGTGCCGTGGACGCAGACCCTGACGACTATCCAGTCCAGATTTCCCTCGTCTTAGAGGAAGCCTGCCAGATTCGTCACGGCTCGCTCGAAGCAGCACGCCTGAGCGCGAACCGCGCGCTCATCAAGCAGCTCGGTGAGGGCAACTACAAGATGATTCTTCGCAAGTTCCCACACCAAGTGCTCCGCGAGAACAAACAGGCAACCGGCGCGGGTGCAGACCGTGTTTCTGACGGGATGCGCCTCGCCTTCGGGAAGCCAGTCGGCACCGCCGCACGCATCCCGAAAGGTGAGCGCCTGTTCACCGCGTGGTGTAGCGTAGACCAGGCACCGATTGTGAAGGACGCCCTTCGCCGTGCCTACAACAAGGTCTCCCCACCATGCCGCATCGTCGTCGAGCGCGGTGAAGAACTGCTCGTCGCCTAA
- a CDS encoding low temperature requirement protein A encodes MLGETVLAVAVGTSGTDWAVGSALTAIAGFLIAVSFWWTYFRHVDEWFVDRMYRTNSGAWSREREVSFAHVIGHIVVFIGIITTGVGIALAIEAAIESHTLEPSATAAVAGGVAIFLLGTSLVHRTTPEPPHNHVLAVRLTATALLILVAFLAPEIGPLTLVGLVAVLLVGLSAFEGFRAYLQEQAVAMET; translated from the coding sequence GTGCTCGGTGAAACCGTCCTCGCCGTCGCCGTTGGCACCTCCGGCACCGACTGGGCCGTCGGCTCTGCGCTCACTGCAATCGCTGGCTTTCTCATCGCCGTCTCGTTCTGGTGGACCTACTTCCGCCACGTAGACGAGTGGTTCGTAGACCGGATGTACCGGACGAACTCGGGCGCGTGGTCGCGCGAGCGCGAAGTGTCGTTCGCCCACGTCATCGGCCACATCGTCGTGTTCATTGGCATCATCACGACCGGCGTCGGCATCGCACTCGCCATCGAAGCCGCAATCGAGAGTCACACACTCGAACCGAGCGCCACCGCCGCCGTCGCCGGTGGTGTCGCCATCTTCCTCCTCGGCACCAGCCTCGTCCACCGAACCACACCCGAACCACCCCACAACCACGTACTCGCCGTGCGATTGACTGCAACCGCTCTATTGATACTCGTGGCGTTTCTCGCGCCTGAAATCGGCCCGCTCACGCTTGTCGGGCTAGTCGCCGTGCTGTTGGTTGGATTGAGCGCCTTCGAGGGCTTTCGGGCGTATCTTCAAGAACAGGCGGTTGCGATGGAAACGTGA
- a CDS encoding nuclear transport factor 2 family protein yields the protein MASSVEDYLEISQLKHEYCYLIDDHEYDAWVSLYTEDGSFGRAGDDRAEGVEGLQYFANQIFDEMYEQTAHLLMNPVINVAGDEATGRWYVLLMYTDSEGEQRWMQGRYEDEFERVDGEWKLSAATVVPLASGSL from the coding sequence ATGGCATCATCTGTCGAAGACTACCTCGAAATCAGTCAGCTCAAACATGAATACTGCTATCTCATCGACGACCACGAGTACGACGCGTGGGTCTCGTTATACACCGAAGACGGCTCCTTTGGGCGCGCCGGTGACGACCGTGCAGAAGGCGTCGAGGGGCTCCAGTACTTCGCAAACCAGATTTTCGACGAAATGTACGAGCAGACCGCCCACCTGCTGATGAATCCCGTCATCAACGTGGCGGGCGACGAGGCGACCGGTCGCTGGTACGTGTTGCTCATGTACACCGATAGCGAGGGTGAACAACGATGGATGCAGGGGCGCTACGAAGACGAGTTCGAGCGCGTCGACGGCGAGTGGAAGCTGTCTGCGGCGACCGTCGTGCCGCTGGCTAGTGGGTCGCTCTAA